In Larimichthys crocea isolate SSNF chromosome VI, L_crocea_2.0, whole genome shotgun sequence, one genomic interval encodes:
- the LOC113745919 gene encoding wiskott-Aldrich syndrome protein, translating to MASSLIPGCLVMSDLLTIREKGVLFTLLEPHCKLIKTTVAQLLVAKETHSGSPGWSCLGCGAICLIEDELIQSYFLQLYCVKRAKLLWKQELYIPFKYTATRPFFHTFPADDHQVGLNFADQTEAEEFHLSVMAVQRIQEKTIGKAEITNAEREDSSTSDPPDSGINPTDNPYEEQHLSMGAPSPTTSLFKDLDPTMRRLLMQAKITEEDLKNKDVSEAVDCIIDRLGLKTVQKELRSRGSVSQTLPRTTGASISLVLKKGPLPPVPSVKVHATTDTYTADKTPDVLCIPPPPTTPAPVVPDGIRRSASFNYVGSPKGDLTLTALEEVFRKKQLQMRANRDSDMQ from the exons ATGGCTTCGAGTCTGATTCCTGGATGTCTTGTAATGAGTGATCTCTTGACTATCCGTGAAAAAGGtgtcctcttcactctgctCGAACCTCATTGTAAG CTGATCAAAACTACAGTAGCACAACTGCTTGTCGCCAAAGAGACCCACAGTGGGAGTCCGGGTTGGAGTTGTTTGGGTTGTGGCGCAATTTGTCTCATTGAGGATGAATTAATTCAGTCCTACTTCCTGCAGCTGTACTGTGTCAAG CGTGCAAAGTTACTGTGGAAGCAAGAGCTGTACATCCCGTTCAAGTACACTGCAACTCGCCCGTTCTTCCACACTTTCCCTGCAGAT GACCACCAGGTAGGCCTCAACTTTGCAGATCAGACTGAGGCAGAGGAATTTCATCTTTCAGTGATGGCTGTCCAAAGAATCCAAG AAAAGACAATTGGCAAGGCTGAAATTACAAATGCTGAAAGAGAGGACAGCTCAACGAGTGATCCACCTGATTCAGG AATTAATCCAACAGACAATCCCTACGAGGAGCAACATTTATCCATGGGAGCACCATCGCCAACCACCAGTTTA TTTAAAGATCTGGACCCCACGATGAGGAGGCTGTTGATGCAGGCGAAAATCACAGAGGAAGACCTGAAGAACAAAGACGTTTCTGAAGCTGTCGACTGTATCATCGACAGGTTAGGGCTAAAGACTGTGCAGAAAGAGCTAAGGAGCAGAG GCTCCGTGTCCCAGACACTGCCGAGAACTACAGGGGCGTCGATTTCTCTTGTTCTGAAGAAAGGGCCTTTACCTCCAGTTCCCTCCGTTAAAGTCCACGCCaccacagacacatacacagctgACAAGACACCAGACGTCCTTtgtattcctcctcctccaacaacTCCTGCTCCAGTTGTCCCAGATGGGATCAGAAGAAGTGCAAGTTTCAATTAT GTGGGCTCCCCAAAAGGTGATCTTACCCTGACTGCgctggaagaagtattcagaaaAAAGCAGCTGCAGATGAGAGCCAACAGGGACAGTGACATGCAGTGA